A region of Paractinoplanes abujensis DNA encodes the following proteins:
- a CDS encoding anti-sigma factor family protein — protein sequence MHCEHEHEDGAYVLGALSPAERAAYEGHLATCSFCREAVADISALPDLLSRLDAKEFAKLLDPSLTSGDGHPGAAFRDWATSEWQTLAPDAKRRKKGKAFRVRVLSTAAAAVLVALIGVGVFAWTRDNAAPAAPPAGPAVAMTAMQRSSPVSASVRLTSTPGGTRVELVCSYSAEAKKPATFRMIAYGPGGQDDQIGSWKATPGAQFEMNSVTQFGGDSLSRLELVQHDGKVLLAYDVP from the coding sequence GTGCACTGCGAGCACGAGCACGAAGACGGGGCGTATGTGCTGGGTGCCCTGTCGCCGGCGGAACGAGCGGCGTACGAGGGGCATCTCGCCACGTGCTCGTTCTGTCGCGAGGCCGTGGCTGACATCTCGGCCCTGCCCGACCTGCTGTCCCGGCTCGACGCGAAGGAGTTCGCGAAGCTCCTCGACCCGTCACTGACCAGCGGCGACGGTCACCCCGGGGCCGCCTTCCGCGACTGGGCGACCAGCGAGTGGCAGACGTTGGCGCCCGACGCCAAGCGCCGCAAGAAGGGCAAAGCTTTCCGCGTACGGGTTCTGAGCACCGCCGCCGCGGCCGTGCTCGTGGCGCTGATCGGCGTCGGCGTGTTCGCCTGGACCCGGGACAACGCGGCTCCGGCGGCCCCACCGGCCGGTCCCGCCGTCGCGATGACCGCGATGCAGCGGTCGTCGCCGGTGTCCGCCTCGGTGCGCCTGACCAGCACGCCCGGTGGCACCAGGGTCGAGCTGGTCTGCTCGTACAGTGCCGAGGCCAAGAAGCCGGCCACTTTCCGCATGATCGCCTACGGCCCCGGCGGGCAGGACGATCAGATCGGCTCCTGGAAGGCGACGCCGGGCGCGCAGTTCGAGATGAACAGCGTGACCCAGTTCGGCGGCGACAGCCTCTCCCGGCTCGAACTGGTGCAGCACGACGGAAAGGTGCTGCTCGCCTACGACGTCCCCTGA
- a CDS encoding IclR family transcriptional regulator: MRDPLAEPSDLIRSVSRALRVLESVGRAPRGLTVKQIARRCELTVATTYHLVRTLAYEGYVIRREDGTYIVGLEIADRYRELVSAFRGPPAVGEALRRAALDSGYSHYLGRFVGGRIAVTASAEGARSPFIDDMSPGFDEGGHATALGKALLATLTPDQRARYLRDYGMRAFTPATLTTAEALEADLAAGERRGMQLEMGQFRQGLACASVLVIADRDIERRLVLACALPAAEMLTSARVVRAKLTAAARNVAEALSAGESATA; encoded by the coding sequence GTGCGCGACCCCCTGGCGGAGCCGTCCGACCTGATTCGGAGCGTGTCACGCGCCCTGCGCGTGCTCGAGTCGGTCGGCCGGGCACCCCGCGGACTCACCGTGAAGCAGATAGCGCGACGGTGCGAGTTGACCGTCGCGACGACGTACCACCTTGTGCGCACCCTGGCCTACGAGGGTTACGTGATCCGGCGTGAGGACGGCACGTACATCGTGGGTCTGGAGATCGCGGACAGGTACCGGGAGCTGGTCTCCGCCTTCCGGGGGCCGCCCGCGGTGGGGGAGGCGCTGCGGCGCGCGGCGCTCGACAGCGGTTACAGCCACTACTTGGGCCGGTTCGTCGGCGGCCGGATCGCCGTGACCGCATCGGCTGAGGGCGCCCGCTCGCCGTTCATCGACGACATGTCACCCGGCTTCGACGAGGGCGGCCACGCGACCGCGCTGGGCAAGGCCCTGCTCGCGACGCTCACTCCCGATCAGCGGGCGCGCTATCTGCGCGACTACGGCATGCGGGCGTTCACCCCGGCCACGCTCACCACCGCCGAGGCGCTCGAGGCCGACCTCGCCGCCGGTGAGCGACGGGGCATGCAGCTCGAGATGGGCCAGTTCCGGCAGGGCCTGGCCTGCGCGTCGGTGCTGGTCATCGCCGATCGCGACATCGAGCGCAGGCTGGTGCTGGCCTGTGCCCTGCCGGCCGCCGAGATGCTCACCTCCGCGCGCGTCGTGCGGGCGAAGCTGACCGCGGCCGCCCGCAACGTCGCCGAGGCGCTCTCCGCGGGCGAGTCCGCGACGGCCTGA
- a CDS encoding MFS transporter, translating into MAKLRIFPQPSTPTSAYRASTFALTTTIAVSIPIFLVGGLAVQIGDELAFSPAGLGLAVSAYFGASALASIPAGRLVERYGPTPISRAGIVLAATSLLGVAAFADTLWSLIAILALGAGANAMGQLASNTTLSRHVPPHRQGLSFGIKQAAIPVATLLSGAAVPAIALTLGWRWAFVFMAALAASALLLVPAEAATARHSATKPAKRATGALIVVGVAATLAAASANALGTFLVDSAVARGISPGPAGLSLTLGSAVCVVARLLGGWLADRRPDRTIAVIAGLLLTGAAGLALLAVPGSVPLVAGVVLGFGFGWSWPGLMNFAVVRLHPRAPAAATSITQTGVYAGGCVGPLALGSLATTTNYPTMWFAAAGAMLASAGAMLLGSHLLRRHSPAS; encoded by the coding sequence ATGGCGAAGCTCAGGATCTTTCCTCAGCCGAGCACGCCGACCAGCGCGTACCGGGCGTCCACGTTCGCACTGACGACGACTATCGCGGTCAGCATCCCGATCTTTCTCGTCGGCGGGCTCGCCGTGCAGATCGGCGACGAGCTCGCCTTCAGCCCGGCCGGGCTCGGACTCGCGGTGTCGGCGTACTTCGGCGCGAGCGCGCTCGCCTCCATCCCGGCCGGCCGGCTCGTCGAACGCTACGGACCCACGCCGATCTCCCGGGCCGGGATCGTCCTCGCCGCAACCTCGTTGCTGGGTGTAGCGGCCTTCGCAGATACATTGTGGAGTCTCATCGCGATCCTGGCGCTCGGCGCCGGGGCCAACGCGATGGGTCAACTGGCCAGCAACACAACCCTGTCCCGGCACGTGCCGCCACACCGGCAGGGTCTCTCGTTCGGCATCAAACAGGCCGCCATCCCCGTCGCCACCCTGCTGTCCGGGGCCGCGGTGCCGGCGATCGCGTTGACCTTGGGCTGGCGGTGGGCGTTCGTCTTCATGGCCGCGCTGGCCGCGTCGGCCCTCCTGCTCGTTCCGGCCGAGGCCGCCACCGCCCGGCACTCGGCGACCAAGCCGGCCAAACGGGCCACGGGGGCGCTGATCGTCGTCGGCGTCGCGGCCACCCTCGCCGCCGCCTCGGCCAACGCGCTGGGCACCTTTCTCGTCGACTCGGCGGTAGCTCGCGGTATTTCTCCGGGTCCGGCCGGTCTGTCCCTCACCCTCGGTAGTGCCGTCTGCGTGGTCGCGCGCCTCCTTGGCGGCTGGCTGGCCGACCGCCGCCCCGACCGGACCATCGCGGTCATCGCCGGCCTGCTGCTGACCGGGGCGGCCGGCCTGGCCCTGCTGGCCGTGCCGGGGAGCGTGCCGCTGGTCGCGGGCGTGGTGCTCGGCTTCGGTTTCGGCTGGTCGTGGCCCGGCTTGATGAACTTCGCGGTGGTCCGGCTGCATCCCCGGGCCCCGGCCGCGGCCACGTCGATCACGCAGACCGGGGTGTACGCCGGGGGCTGCGTCGGGCCGCTCGCCCTGGGCAGCCTGGCCACGACCACGAACTACCCGACGATGTGGTTCGCCGCGGCCGGCGCCATGCTCGCCTCGGCCGGCGCGATGCTTCTGGGCAGCCACCTGCTGCGCCGCCACAGCCCAGCCTCATGA
- a CDS encoding polyprenyl synthetase family protein, giving the protein MWHRESVVSTGDMTLSSLGLDIDPAVDASVSATLTAVEEALRANVASADPLVAEAARHLADAGGKRFRPMLVALGAQFGDPSAPEIIAAANVVELTHLATLYHDDVMDEAPKRRGAPSANARWGNSVAILVGDYLFAQAADLAASLGPEAVHLQARTFARLVHGQIAETVGPRGSDPIEHYLHVITEKTASLIATSARFGGLFSGAPAEFVEALASYGETIGIAFQLSDDLLDIASESVQSGKTPGTDLREGVPTLPVLYALAGDDTDASAGRLRELLAGGPITDDERHAEALTLLRESAAMKKARETVRSYAEEARAALAPLPAGDPKRALEGLCDFIADRTS; this is encoded by the coding sequence ATGTGGCATCGTGAAAGCGTGGTGAGCACCGGTGATATGACGCTGTCGTCGCTCGGCCTCGACATCGATCCCGCGGTCGATGCGTCGGTGTCGGCGACGCTGACCGCCGTCGAAGAGGCGCTGCGGGCCAACGTAGCCAGCGCCGACCCGCTGGTGGCCGAGGCCGCGCGGCATCTGGCCGATGCGGGTGGCAAGCGGTTCCGGCCGATGCTGGTGGCGTTGGGCGCGCAGTTCGGCGACCCGTCCGCACCCGAGATCATCGCCGCGGCCAACGTGGTGGAGCTCACCCACCTGGCCACGCTCTATCACGACGACGTCATGGACGAGGCTCCCAAGCGGCGTGGCGCCCCGAGCGCGAACGCCCGCTGGGGCAACTCGGTGGCCATCCTCGTCGGCGACTACCTGTTCGCCCAGGCGGCCGATCTGGCGGCCTCGCTCGGCCCCGAGGCTGTGCACCTGCAGGCGCGCACGTTCGCGCGGCTCGTGCACGGTCAGATCGCCGAGACGGTGGGCCCCCGCGGCAGCGACCCGATCGAGCACTACCTGCACGTGATCACCGAGAAGACGGCGTCGCTGATCGCCACGTCGGCCCGGTTCGGCGGCCTGTTCTCGGGCGCCCCGGCCGAGTTCGTCGAGGCCCTCGCGAGCTACGGCGAGACGATCGGTATAGCGTTCCAGCTCTCCGACGACCTGCTCGACATCGCCTCCGAGTCGGTGCAGTCGGGCAAGACCCCCGGCACCGATCTGCGGGAGGGCGTGCCGACCCTGCCGGTGCTCTACGCGCTGGCCGGTGACGACACCGACGCGTCGGCCGGGCGGCTGCGTGAGCTGCTGGCCGGCGGCCCGATCACCGACGACGAGCGGCACGCGGAGGCGCTCACGCTGCTACGCGAGTCGGCCGCCATGAAGAAGGCCCGCGAGACCGTGCGTTCCTATGCGGAGGAGGCCCGCGCGGCCCTGGCTCCGCTGCCCGCGGGCGACCCCAAGCGGGCTCTCGAAGGCCTCTGCGACTTCATTGCCGACCGCACGAGCTGA
- the nuoN gene encoding NADH-quinone oxidoreductase subunit NuoN, giving the protein MEDLKLPGIDYGALLPMLILFGAACVGILIEVFTPRRTRHPIQLGLGLVAIVAAFVAVVVQHSTRKITIGGAVAIDGPTVFLQGAILVLGLVSLMLIGERSVERGGPFVSQAAITVGSQKDLKQAGDQPGMTEVYPLTLFALGGMMLFVAANDLLTMFIALEVFSLPLYLLCALARRRRLLSQEAALKYFLLGSYASAFFLFGVALVYGFAGGISLGQVHDAVVNPQRSQILLYAGLAMIAIGLLFKAALAPFHVWTPDVYQGAPTPVTALMAAVTKVAAFGALLRILYVAFDGVRWDFQPVLGAIAVLTMLVGAVLAVTQTDMKRLLAYSSVANAGYLLVGVLALNEEGLSGTMFYLVAYGFSVLAAFGMVTLVRDADGEATHLARWAGLGRKSPLFAATFTFILLAFAGIPLTSGFTSKFAVFGAAVEGGQTWLVIFGVVTSMLLAFPYLRVVVMLWLSEPGESTPTVSIPGFLTSAALVIGVAATFALGVVPAPLIDLTRDAAQFVR; this is encoded by the coding sequence ATGGAGGACCTGAAACTACCCGGCATCGACTACGGCGCGCTGTTGCCGATGCTGATCCTCTTCGGGGCGGCCTGCGTCGGCATCCTGATCGAGGTGTTCACGCCCCGCCGGACCCGCCACCCGATCCAGCTGGGCCTCGGGTTGGTCGCGATCGTGGCGGCGTTCGTGGCCGTGGTCGTGCAGCACAGCACCCGCAAGATCACGATCGGCGGCGCGGTCGCCATCGACGGCCCCACGGTCTTCCTGCAGGGCGCGATCCTGGTGCTCGGCCTGGTCTCGCTGATGCTGATCGGTGAGCGCTCGGTCGAGCGGGGCGGCCCGTTCGTCTCGCAGGCCGCGATCACGGTGGGCTCGCAGAAGGACCTCAAGCAGGCCGGCGACCAGCCCGGCATGACCGAGGTCTACCCGCTCACGCTGTTCGCGCTGGGCGGCATGATGCTCTTCGTCGCCGCCAACGACCTGCTCACGATGTTCATCGCGCTCGAGGTCTTCTCGCTGCCGCTGTACCTGCTGTGCGCGCTGGCCCGCCGGCGTCGTCTGCTCAGCCAGGAAGCCGCGCTCAAGTACTTCCTGCTGGGCTCGTACGCCTCGGCGTTCTTCCTGTTCGGCGTGGCGCTCGTCTACGGCTTCGCGGGCGGCATCTCGCTCGGCCAGGTGCACGACGCCGTGGTCAACCCGCAGCGCAGCCAGATCCTGCTCTACGCGGGCCTGGCCATGATCGCGATCGGCCTGCTCTTCAAGGCGGCCCTGGCCCCGTTCCACGTGTGGACGCCGGACGTCTACCAGGGCGCCCCGACCCCGGTCACCGCGCTGATGGCCGCCGTCACCAAGGTCGCGGCGTTCGGCGCGCTGCTGCGCATCCTGTACGTGGCCTTCGACGGTGTGCGCTGGGACTTCCAGCCCGTGCTGGGCGCCATCGCGGTGCTCACGATGCTGGTCGGCGCGGTCCTCGCGGTCACCCAGACCGACATGAAGCGCCTGCTGGCCTACTCGTCGGTCGCCAACGCGGGTTACCTGCTGGTGGGCGTTCTCGCGCTCAACGAGGAGGGCCTCAGCGGCACGATGTTCTACCTGGTGGCGTACGGCTTCTCGGTCCTCGCCGCCTTCGGCATGGTGACCCTGGTGCGGGACGCCGACGGCGAGGCCACCCACCTCGCCCGCTGGGCCGGCCTGGGCCGCAAGAGCCCGCTGTTCGCCGCGACCTTCACGTTCATCCTGCTGGCCTTCGCCGGTATTCCGCTGACCAGCGGTTTCACCAGCAAGTTCGCGGTCTTCGGGGCGGCCGTGGAAGGCGGCCAGACGTGGCTGGTCATCTTCGGCGTGGTCACCAGCATGCTGCTGGCGTTCCCTTACCTGCGGGTCGTCGTCATGCTGTGGCTCTCCGAGCCCGGTGAGTCGACGCCGACGGTCTCGATCCCGGGTTTCCTCACGTCGGCCGCCCTGGTCATCGGGGTGGCCGCCACGTTCGCCCTGGGTGTGGTGCCCGCCCCGCTGATCGACCTGACGCGGGACGCGGCGCAGTTCGTCCGCTGA
- a CDS encoding NADH-quinone oxidoreductase subunit M encodes MNDFPFLSILTLLPLVGAIAVAFIPRAKAELAKTVAFVWSLVVLVLSVFMWIAFQVDGDRFQFRESYAWIPSWDARFTFAADGIALVMLMLIAILFPVVILASWNDVEKTNRSAPVYFSLLLAFEFTMIGVFAAADVFLFYVFFEVMLIPMYFIIGSFGGPRRQYAAVKFFLYSLVGGLFMLAAVIGLWVVGGNTFDWAKLAEAAGSIDQNTARWLFLGFFVAFAIKAPFFPFHTWLPDAGGAAPAGAAALLVGVMDKVGTFGILRYCLSLFPEASRWFAPAALVLGVIGIIYAALLAVGQNDLKRLVSYTSIAHFGFIGIGIFAFTSQAGTGSVLYMVNHGLATGLLFIVVGMFVARRGSNLISDFGGAGKLVPVLAGVFFFAGLASLALPGTAPFISEFLVLIGTFTVHPAYAVVATAGIILAAAYVLWMVQRTTQGTLNPALAEVPEMKKDITLREKVVVAPLILLIILLGFYPKPVTDVINPAVQATMQDVNVEDPGPTAVVANERVAR; translated from the coding sequence GTGAACGACTTTCCGTTTCTGTCCATCCTGACCCTGCTGCCCCTGGTGGGCGCCATCGCGGTGGCGTTCATCCCGCGGGCCAAGGCCGAGCTGGCCAAGACCGTGGCCTTCGTCTGGTCGCTGGTCGTGCTGGTGCTCAGCGTCTTCATGTGGATCGCCTTCCAGGTCGACGGCGACCGGTTCCAGTTCCGCGAGTCGTACGCCTGGATCCCGTCCTGGGACGCCCGGTTCACGTTCGCGGCCGACGGCATCGCGCTGGTCATGCTGATGCTGATCGCGATCCTGTTCCCGGTCGTGATCCTGGCTTCCTGGAACGACGTGGAGAAGACCAACCGCTCCGCCCCGGTCTACTTCTCGCTGCTGCTGGCCTTCGAGTTCACGATGATCGGTGTCTTCGCGGCCGCCGACGTCTTCCTGTTCTACGTGTTCTTCGAGGTCATGCTCATCCCGATGTACTTCATCATCGGGTCCTTCGGCGGGCCGCGCCGCCAGTACGCGGCGGTCAAGTTCTTCCTCTACAGCCTGGTCGGCGGTCTGTTCATGCTGGCCGCAGTGATCGGGCTGTGGGTGGTCGGCGGCAACACGTTCGACTGGGCCAAGCTGGCCGAGGCGGCCGGGTCGATCGACCAGAACACCGCGCGCTGGCTGTTCCTCGGCTTCTTCGTCGCGTTCGCGATCAAGGCGCCGTTCTTCCCCTTCCACACCTGGCTGCCGGACGCCGGTGGTGCGGCCCCGGCCGGCGCGGCCGCGCTGCTCGTCGGCGTGATGGACAAGGTGGGCACGTTCGGGATCCTGCGCTACTGCCTCTCGCTGTTCCCCGAGGCTTCGCGCTGGTTCGCCCCGGCCGCGCTGGTACTCGGGGTCATCGGGATCATCTACGCCGCGCTGCTCGCGGTCGGTCAGAACGATCTCAAGCGCCTGGTGTCGTACACGTCGATCGCGCACTTCGGCTTCATCGGCATCGGCATCTTCGCGTTCACCAGCCAGGCCGGCACCGGCTCGGTGCTCTACATGGTCAACCACGGTCTTGCGACCGGCCTGCTGTTCATCGTGGTCGGCATGTTCGTCGCCCGTCGCGGCTCCAACCTGATCAGCGACTTCGGCGGCGCCGGCAAGCTCGTCCCGGTCCTGGCCGGGGTGTTCTTCTTCGCCGGTCTGGCGTCGCTGGCGCTGCCCGGCACGGCGCCCTTCATCAGCGAGTTCCTCGTGCTGATCGGCACCTTCACCGTGCACCCGGCGTACGCGGTGGTGGCCACGGCCGGCATCATCCTGGCCGCCGCCTACGTGCTCTGGATGGTGCAGCGCACCACGCAGGGCACCCTCAACCCGGCCCTCGCCGAGGTGCCGGAGATGAAGAAGGACATCACGCTTCGCGAGAAGGTCGTGGTGGCCCCGCTCATCCTCTTGATCATCCTGCTCGGCTTCTATCCCAAGCCGGTCACCGACGTGATCAACCCGGCCGTCCAGGCGACCATGCAGGACGTCAACGTCGAGGATCCGGGGCCGACGGCGGTCGTCGCTAACGAAAGGGTGGCGCGCTAG
- the nuoL gene encoding NADH-quinone oxidoreductase subunit L: protein MEPTVEYAHATGALSGIWLLIAIPLVSAAILLLLGKRADKWGHWLGVLAVAASFVLGLIFFFSLRGLDAEQRSAELSLWDFIAVGNLHVDFGLLFDPLAGVFVLLITGVGSLIHLYAVGYMEHDPGRRKFFAYFNLFVAAMLLLVLGNNYVMLYFGWEGVGLASYLLISFWYTRPSAATAGKKAFLMNRVGDAGLAIGIFMMFATLGTTQYDEVFGNVSALSSTTVLIMGLLLLLGAAGKSGQFPLQAWLPDAMEGPTPVSALIHAATMVTAGVYLIARSNAIFTANTTLQTVVVSVGALTLLIGCIIGAAKDDIKRVLAWSTVSQIGYMFLGVGLGGGAYALAIIHLLAHGFFKANMFLGAGSVMHGMHDQVDIRRFGGLRKYMKWTWLTFMMGWLAIIGIPPLSGYFSKEPIIAAAFERGDWTSWLYGMAALLGAGLTAFYMTRLFVLTFHGPERYTEDNKHPHESPFIMTVPLMLLALGSIGAGWLMSTSVPGWLEPVFGAEEAHHEAVIPHTLIQILGIVVSVAGAALAWAMFRRGTALQEQPAGVVVTAARRNLYTDAINEAVFERPGIYLTRALVYLDNKGIDGVVNGIAAGVGGSSGRLRRLQTGFVRSYALSMLTGAVVVVGAFLAIQLGWLA from the coding sequence GTGGAACCAACAGTGGAGTACGCCCACGCGACGGGGGCGTTGAGCGGCATCTGGCTGCTCATCGCCATTCCTCTGGTCAGCGCCGCGATCTTGCTGCTCCTGGGCAAGCGGGCCGACAAGTGGGGGCACTGGCTCGGCGTCCTCGCGGTGGCAGCCTCCTTCGTGCTTGGGTTGATCTTCTTCTTCAGCCTGCGCGGCCTGGACGCCGAACAGCGCTCGGCCGAGCTGAGCCTGTGGGACTTCATCGCCGTCGGCAATCTGCACGTCGACTTCGGGTTGCTGTTCGACCCGCTGGCCGGCGTGTTCGTCCTGCTGATCACGGGCGTCGGATCGCTGATCCACCTGTACGCGGTCGGCTACATGGAGCACGACCCGGGCCGGCGGAAGTTCTTCGCCTACTTCAACCTCTTCGTCGCGGCGATGTTGCTGCTCGTGCTGGGCAACAACTACGTGATGCTCTACTTCGGCTGGGAGGGCGTGGGTCTCGCGTCGTACCTGCTGATCTCGTTCTGGTACACGCGGCCGTCCGCGGCCACCGCCGGCAAGAAGGCGTTCCTGATGAACCGGGTCGGCGACGCCGGCCTGGCCATCGGCATCTTCATGATGTTCGCCACGCTCGGCACCACCCAGTACGACGAGGTCTTCGGCAACGTCAGCGCGCTCAGCTCGACCACTGTGCTGATCATGGGCCTGCTCCTGCTGCTGGGTGCGGCCGGTAAGTCCGGTCAGTTCCCGCTGCAGGCCTGGTTGCCCGACGCGATGGAGGGCCCGACCCCGGTCTCGGCCCTGATCCACGCGGCCACGATGGTGACGGCGGGCGTCTACCTGATCGCCCGCTCCAACGCGATCTTCACCGCGAACACCACGCTGCAGACGGTCGTGGTCAGCGTGGGTGCGCTCACGCTGCTGATCGGCTGCATCATCGGCGCCGCCAAGGACGACATCAAGCGGGTGCTGGCCTGGTCGACAGTGAGCCAGATCGGCTACATGTTCCTCGGCGTCGGGCTCGGCGGCGGGGCGTACGCGCTGGCGATCATCCACCTGCTGGCGCACGGCTTCTTCAAGGCCAACATGTTCCTCGGGGCCGGCTCGGTCATGCACGGCATGCACGACCAGGTGGACATCCGGCGCTTCGGCGGCCTGCGCAAATACATGAAGTGGACCTGGCTCACCTTCATGATGGGCTGGCTCGCGATCATCGGTATCCCGCCGCTGTCCGGTTACTTCTCCAAGGAGCCGATCATCGCGGCGGCCTTCGAGCGCGGCGACTGGACGTCCTGGCTGTACGGCATGGCAGCCCTGCTCGGCGCCGGCTTGACGGCGTTCTACATGACCCGCCTGTTCGTGCTGACGTTCCACGGTCCTGAGCGGTACACCGAGGACAACAAGCATCCGCACGAGTCGCCGTTCATCATGACCGTGCCTCTGATGTTGCTGGCCCTCGGCTCGATCGGCGCCGGCTGGCTCATGTCGACGTCGGTTCCCGGCTGGCTCGAGCCCGTCTTCGGGGCCGAGGAGGCGCACCACGAGGCGGTCATCCCGCACACGCTGATCCAGATCCTCGGCATCGTGGTCTCGGTGGCCGGCGCGGCTCTGGCCTGGGCGATGTTCCGCCGGGGCACGGCCCTGCAGGAGCAGCCGGCCGGTGTGGTCGTCACCGCGGCCCGCCGCAACCTCTACACCGACGCGATCAACGAGGCGGTGTTCGAGCGGCCCGGCATCTACCTGACCCGGGCGCTGGTCTACCTCGACAACAAGGGCATCGACGGCGTGGTCAACGGCATCGCGGCGGGGGTCGGCGGCAGTTCCGGCCGGCTCCGCAGGCTGCAGACCGGCTTCGTCCGCTCGTACGCACTCTCGATGCTCACCGGTGCCGTCGTAGTCGTCGGCGCCTTCCTCGCGATCCAGCTTGGGTGGTTGGCGTGA
- the nuoK gene encoding NADH-quinone oxidoreductase subunit NuoK, with the protein MTPEYYLVLAAILFTIGAAGVLVRRNAIVLFMCIELMLNAANLALVTFSRINGSLDGQIISFFVMVVAAAEVVVGLAIIMSIFRTRRSASVDDANLLKY; encoded by the coding sequence GTGACTCCCGAGTATTACCTGGTGCTGGCGGCAATCCTGTTCACCATCGGCGCCGCCGGGGTGCTCGTCCGCCGCAACGCGATCGTGCTGTTCATGTGCATCGAGCTCATGCTCAACGCCGCGAACCTGGCCCTGGTCACCTTCAGCCGGATCAACGGCAGCCTGGACGGCCAGATCATCTCGTTCTTCGTGATGGTCGTCGCGGCCGCCGAGGTCGTGGTGGGTCTCGCGATCATCATGTCGATCTTCCGTACGCGGCGCTCGGCGAGCGTCGACGACGCGAACCTTCTGAAGTACTAA
- a CDS encoding NADH-quinone oxidoreductase subunit J, translating into MDHVSTGEAVAFWILGSLAVIGALGMVIARNAVHSALWLVLTMLCLGFLYVVNSAPFLGAVQIIVYTGAIMMLFLFVLMLVGRDASDSLIETLRGQRVAAILLGVGLAALIGAGLARSLGDVPAIGLTEANADGNVQGLASLLFTRYVFAFEVTSALLITAAVGAMILAHVEKAKEDAVDQVTRMKERFRPGNYPGPKAGPGVYANTMSVAAPARLPDGNGAERSISEILPIRELTADEAAPKGTEK; encoded by the coding sequence ATGGACCACGTGTCCACCGGCGAAGCGGTCGCTTTCTGGATCCTCGGCTCGCTGGCCGTGATCGGCGCGCTCGGCATGGTGATCGCCCGCAACGCGGTCCACTCCGCCCTGTGGCTGGTCCTCACCATGCTGTGCCTGGGTTTCCTGTACGTGGTCAACTCGGCGCCGTTCCTGGGCGCGGTGCAGATCATCGTCTACACCGGCGCGATCATGATGCTGTTCCTGTTCGTGCTGATGCTGGTCGGCCGGGACGCCTCGGACTCGCTGATCGAGACGCTCCGCGGCCAGCGGGTCGCCGCGATCCTGCTCGGTGTCGGCCTGGCCGCGCTGATCGGCGCCGGTCTGGCCCGCTCGCTGGGCGACGTCCCGGCGATCGGGCTGACCGAGGCCAACGCGGACGGCAACGTCCAGGGCCTGGCCTCTCTGCTGTTCACCCGGTACGTCTTCGCCTTCGAGGTCACCTCGGCCCTGCTGATCACCGCCGCGGTCGGCGCGATGATCCTGGCGCACGTCGAGAAGGCCAAGGAGGACGCGGTCGACCAGGTGACCCGTATGAAGGAGCGGTTCCGGCCCGGCAACTACCCCGGTCCCAAGGCCGGTCCCGGCGTCTACGCCAACACCATGTCGGTCGCCGCCCCCGCGCGGCTGCCCGACGGCAACGGCGCCGAGCGCAGCATCTCGGAGATCCTGCCGATCCGCGAGCTCACCGCGGACGAGGCGGCACCGAAGGGAACTGAGAAGTGA
- the nuoI gene encoding NADH-quinone oxidoreductase subunit NuoI: protein MGTFTGSFKGFGVTFAHMFRKVITTDYPFTPPTPAPRYHGRHILNRHPDGLEKCIGCELCAWACPADAIYVEGANNTDEQRFSPGERYAGIYQINYARCIFCGLCIEACPTRSLTMSNEYELARDSRQDLIFTKKELLAPLLPGMEQPPHPMRLGETDKDYYVGALTNPGTSAGAERAPWSEAGTQDAATAADADARPETAGTLRRPGQSAKEAV, encoded by the coding sequence GTGGGTACGTTCACCGGCTCCTTCAAGGGCTTCGGGGTGACCTTCGCGCACATGTTCCGCAAGGTCATCACGACCGACTATCCGTTCACACCGCCGACGCCGGCGCCGCGCTACCACGGGCGGCACATCCTCAACCGGCACCCGGACGGCCTGGAGAAGTGCATCGGCTGCGAGCTGTGCGCCTGGGCCTGCCCGGCCGACGCGATCTATGTCGAGGGCGCCAACAACACCGACGAGCAGCGGTTCTCGCCCGGTGAGCGCTACGCCGGCATTTACCAGATCAACTACGCCCGTTGCATCTTCTGCGGGCTCTGCATCGAGGCCTGCCCGACCCGTTCGCTGACCATGAGCAACGAGTACGAGCTGGCCCGCGACAGCCGGCAGGACCTGATCTTCACGAAGAAGGAACTGCTGGCCCCGCTGCTGCCCGGCATGGAGCAGCCGCCGCACCCGATGCGCCTGGGCGAGACCGACAAGGACTACTACGTCGGCGCGCTGACCAACCCGGGCACCTCGGCCGGAGCGGAACGGGCCCCGTGGTCGGAGGCGGGCACGCAGGACGCGGCCACTGCCGCCGACGCCGACGCCCGGCCCGAGACCGCGGGCACGCTGCGCCGTCCGGGCCAGTCCGCGAAGGAGGCCGTGTGA